The genomic stretch CGCCGCCAGAAGCAATACAACGTTGGCGGCATAGAGCAGGTGGTAAAACCACTCGGGTGCCTCCTCCTTCTTGGCCGCGCCTTTCTTGACTACGGTGGGTCCGAAGAATGCCCCGATTTTTAGCAGGAGAATAAAGGGCGTGTAAATCCAGATCACCCAGCGTGCCCACTCCACATCCATGAAGGCAGCCGCGACGATACAGGCCGTCACGGCGACGTCGACAATCGTGGTCTTGACCCAGTTCATACCGAACGTCCTTCGTTCCTACGGAATCCAGCGAAGCATGGTCGAATATACCCTTTCCGCCACCTTCGCAGCCAACTGATCCGCCATCGCCTCCTCCAGCGCATCTTCCTGAAGACGGATCTCCTCCGAATCGAAGTACGACAACTCGCGACCCGAGAGGTCAAGGTCTCGATAGTCGCCCGCGTACTCGCCTCGCTCGAATCCATCCTCAGCGGATGCGTCTACCCGACCGTCGTAAAGCTCTCGCCCGGACCGTACGTCATAGATGCGTACTTCGACGCGCGTATAATACAGGACGCGCACTTTGCGCAAGACGTAGCTCGTGTCGAGCGGACTACGACCACGCGTCTTGACGTTGACGCGATCACGATCCCGCTCCCGTTGGTCGCGATCGAAGCGGACCAGATCCGCTACAAAGACCCAGTCGGCATCCATCGCACGGCCGACTGCCACAGCTTCGCCTTTCGTGACCACCCGACCGGACCGGCCCAGCATGGATCGAATCTCCCGACGTACCTCCACCGGATCCGCCACCAGCACAAAGGGTGGAGGCGTCGCCCAGTGATCGTACGCCAGTATGTCGTTCAAATCGGAAAGAAAGAGCGTACCGGTTCTGCGGCGCACGTCCTCGGTCGCAGCCACGGGCAACATGGCGACAAATCGCGAGCCCTCCTCCAATGCGGAAGCCTGCACCCGGGAGAAGCGTTGCGACAGTGTGTGTTCTACGCCGACCAGATCCAGAGCCTGCTGAGCCTTGTCGAACGCAATCCTGTAGTAGCGCTCCCTCAGCGCCTGCTCGGACCAGCCCGCCAGAACCAGGACGCGCGACTCCCGGACCTCCGCGACTTCTGCCGCTGTCAGGCGACCCCGCTGCAGCGCCTGGTCGTACAGCCCGAGTGATTTGGCCCAGTGGCCGTCCAGCCGGGCGCGATCCGCCTCGCTGAGCAGCTTGCGCACCGCACGGTCCTCCATACGGTCTCGCCGATTCCTGAAATCGGGCGGCAATTGCAGATCCGCACGTACCGAGTTCGCGCGCGCATGAAAGGCGGAAATGCGATCCAGCATGTTGGCGGACTCAACATACCTCTCGGCATCTTCGAGTCGTGATGCCTCTCCCAGAAGATTCTCGATTACGATCGCGCCGGTGCGACGCAGTCCGACCAGTGCCTCTTCCCAATCGGGTTCTTTCTGAAGAACCTGAATGTAGTGTCCGGCGGCCTCTTCGTAGTGTCCCGCCTGCTCCGCCTTCACACCCCGGTCGAACCGCTTCTGGGTGCTGACGCAGCCGGCAACTCCGACTATGAGAATGATCGCCGCAGCGAGAATGACTTTGTCGCGCAGGTGAGTCATGAGTCCATCCAATTAGTTCCGTCCAGTATCGGCCGCTACGCTACCTCATCAAGTACCGCGCAGATCGTGACCAGCGTTTCGTCCAACAAGTCGAACGGTATGTTGAGCGGCGGCGCGATTCGAACGAGTGAATCTGAGTGCAGCGTCCACCCCAGTAGAATCCCCCTTTCGAGGCATCGGCGTACAACGGTCTCTGTAATCTCCCGGCTTGCGAGCACCATTCCGAGCATGGCACCACGGCCGCGAATCTCACGAATCCGCGTGTGCCCGAGGGCCCCTCGCACGCGCTGCTCTATAGTACTGGCTCGTTCAGCGAGTCGTTCGTCGATGATCACTTCGAGTGCTGCATGCGCAGCCGCACACGACACCGGGTGGCCGCCGAACGTCGTCACGTGAGACAGGGGCGGGTTATCGCGCAGGGTGGCCATGATCCCGGCGCTCGCCACAAAAGCACCCAGCGGCATTCCCCCTCCCATCGCCTTGGCAAATGTGATGATGTCTGGAACCACACCGAAGCCCTCGAAGGCGAACAGGGTTCCGGTGCGGCCGAAGCCCGTCTGGATCTCATCGAAGATCAACAGGGCGCCGGTCTCTGTGCATCGCTCGCGCAGCCGCTTCATCCAGTCGTGCGACGGCACCCGAATCCCTCCCTCTCCCTGAATCGGCTCGACGATGACGCACGCCGCTTCCTCGGAGATGGCATCCAGCGCCGTCATATCATCGAACGGAAGGAACGTCACACCCGGAAGCAGAGGCTCGTACGGCGCACGGTACACGTCACGTCCCGTGACCGAAAGCGACCCGTGTGAATCACCGTGATACGATCGCTCGAATGCAACGAGACCCGTCCGACCCGTGTGTTTCTTCGCGAGCTTCAGCGCGCCCTCGTTTGCCTCAGTGCCGGACATCGTAAAGTAGACGACCTGAAGGGCCGGCGGAAGGTGGATGGCCAGCAGCTCGGCAAACCGAACCTGAGCGCGCAATACAAACTCACCGTACACCATTACATGAAGATGCCGATCCACCTGCTCGCGAATGGCCTCGACCACGCGCGGATGCCTATGACCGACCGAGGACACTGCGATGCCGCTTATGAAATCAACCAGCTTGCTGCCATCCGACAGATGGATGTACGGGCCGTCGGCGGACAAGACCTCCACGCCGATGGGTGAATCACTCGTCCAGGCTACGTGCCGACTAAATGCTCGCGCTAGATCAGAGGACATGATGACGACAGGAAGCAAGGTGGGTGCTCCGACACGACGACAAAATAGTGCGTCCTGCATACCCATACTCGCGCCTGCGACCGGATGTGATTCTGAGCCGCCATGCTTAGTTTAGTTGGTTGGAGTCGCTAGCACCGAAAATCAGAGATTGAAAATCAGCAACATCATGAAGGGCACAATCGGAATTCTCACGGGTGGCGGCGACGTGCCCGGACTCAATCCTGCTATTCGTGCTGTCACCGTACGGGCAATCCGCGAAGGCTACCGTGTTATCGGACTTCGCCGGGGGTGGGCAGGGCTCGTTGACATGGTTCGCGACAAGGACGCCGACAACTCAGACAACTTCAGTGTTCTGACGGAGGAAATCGTGAACCGCGCCGGACGAACAGGTGGCACGTTTCTCCACACGTCGCGAACGCGACCCAGCAAACTCCCGGGTGCCGTCGTGCCCCCGCATCTTCAGGACAAGTACTCGGACGAAATCAACGACATCACCGAGGACGTTCTCAAGAACCTCGAGTGGCTGGGAATAGACTTTCTGATCCCGATCGGTGGCGACGACACGTTGAGCTACGCCTACAGACTGCATAAGGAAGGCGTCAACGTGGTGGCGATCCCCAAGACTATGGATAACGACGTGCCCGGTACCGACTACTGCATCGGTTTCGGCACATGTGTCACACGGACGATCGAACTCACGCACACTCTAAGGACGACTGCCGGTTCGCACGAACGTTTCCTCGTGCTCGAGGTCTTCGGTCGCTACGCCGGCTACAGCGCACTCCTGCCAACCATGGCTGGCGCGGCCGACCGATGTGTGATCCCCGAGTGCGAGTTCGACATGGAACTGCTTACCGAATTGCTGTCCTATGATCGGACTCGTCACCCGAGCAACTACTCCGTCGTCCTCGTGTCAGAGGGTGCAAAAATCAAGAACGACGACAGCATGTCGTTCGAAGGCTCTGACGTGGATCAGTACGGGCATCGCAAACTGGGAGGCATCGGCGACCGGGTTGCGACGCGCCTCAAGGAGCTTTCGCCCAAGTACAATAATGGCCGGCGAATCAACGTTGTAAACCAGAGGCTCGGCTACCTTGTGAGATGCGGAGACCCGGACGCGCTGGATTCAATTGTACCGATGGCGTTCGGAAACCTTGCGCTGGACCTGGTCCTCGAAGGCACTTCTGGCCGACTGGTAAGCATTCGCAACGGCGTTTATGATACCGTATCGCTCGAAGTTGTCAATAGCCCGCACAAGGTTGTCGACGTCTACAAATACTACAACGAAGACCGACTAAGGCCCAACTACAAAACATTCTACCAGAAGCCGCTGTTCATTATGACCAGCGATAACTAGAGAGAATCGATAACATTCTTGCGGTTCCGGCGTACATAGCGATCCCGCGAACGCTGGCCCGCTTTGTCGAACAGATTCCCACCTGCCGATGTTCGAATCGATCGCCGAGGCACTCCATGCGGAGTTGCTAAAATCCTGCCCGCCAGACCGAGCCTACACCCTGGCCGATCTGAAGGCCCGTACTCTTCCCGAACCGGTAGGTCTCTATGCGGCCGACCTCGCGAGAAAGGCAGCTGCCGCTGAACTCAAGTCGGCTCACCCGGAGCATCTGCGCTGGACGGACAATGTCGAGGATACCGTTGCAACCTTCGAGCGGCATGTTGCGACCTCCCTCACCAACGCCGTCGTACCGGCTGAAGAATGGGAGCAAGTGCTTCGGGAGGCGACCGGAAGAGCGATTGAGCATACGGTTCGGCCCCGAAGCGGCCTGGTGTCTGCCGTGTTTGGAGACTCAGACGACACGCTCGACCAGCCTGAGCTAATCGCCCGGATGAGCCTCTACCACGCAGGCCTTCCTTTGAGGGCTGCCGTCGTCCGCGCCCTGAAAAAAGGCGGTGCCCAGAAACTCGATCGTGATCAGTTCATGTCCATGGTGGACCGCGCTCACGACACGATCACGTTTGACTTCGGCCGAACAGAGTGGCATCGCGACCTTGAAACCCTTGTATCGCTGCTGGCGACTGCCGGTGTTGAAGGTGATGTTCCGATCGAAGTCGCGACCGCTCTCCTCGATGATGTCGAACAGACTACGGCGGCAGAGTCTTTGCGTGCTGCCAGCTTGACCTCGGTCAACGTCCAGGAAATCGTAGACCTCCTGGCCGGTCCGGAGGACGAAGATTTTACAGAAAGACAGATCGATATCTTTGAGAGCGCGCCAGACGCCGAAACGGATCCGGGAAATGTACCCCTGTGGCGACGCTTTCAGAAGAACCTTAATGAGCCCATCGTCTCCTCGGCGAAACCTCTCTCGGCTCACATGGATTTGTCGGTGCGACCGGAGTCGGAAAAGCGTCCGGCCGCCGCCGCCGTGAATGGACCGTCTACCACACCCCGGCCATCGAGTCCGAGTGAGGAAGAATCACAGAAACCGCTCTGGCAGAAGTACCACGCCGGAGCGGAGCCTGGCGACCCTGACGTCTCGGAGCGCGAAATAGAATTCCGGACACTCGGCAGAGACGGCACCCGCAACCGGGACACGTTCATCGCTGAACTGTTCGAGGGCGATGAGCAAACGTATATAGAGGTGCTCCACGAGCTTCAGCACTCCAAGAGCTGGCCCCAGGCTTCTCGCGTCATTGCGGAGAGCGTCTTCAAACGCTTCCAGGTGAATATCTACAGTGACGAGGCGGTCGCGTTTACAAATGCGGTCGAATCTCGCTTCCGCGTCAAGGAAGCGGGTAGCTGATGACAATCTTTCGCTCGCCGTAGCTGGCGACTACCTTTAGTACCCCTACTCACCACGGCCCAGGCGATGACCGACCAAGAGAGCCATCTGATTCAGGACCTGAATTCCCGGCGTCAGGAAGCCTTCGAAGCTGGGGGCAAGCAGCGTATTGATCGCCAGCATGAAAGAGGAAAGCTCACCGCCCGTGAAAGAATCGAGATACTTCTCGACGAGGGTTCCTTCGAGGAGATGGGCATGTTCGTCCGCCACCAGATCACCAAGTTCGGTCTGGAGAAGAATCGTCCGTACGGCGACGGCGTCGTAACCGGTTACGGCACGATCGACGGTCGACTGGTTTACGTCTTTTCGCAGGATTTCTCGGTATTCGGCGGATCGCTGGGTGCGGCCCATGCACAGAAGATCATCGATATCATGAAGCTGGCGCTGGATAACGGCGCGCCCATTATCGGACTGAACGATTCAGGCGGCGCCCGCATTCAGGAAGGGGTCGATTCGCTCGGTGGATATGCGGATATCTTTCTGCAGAACACACTGGCATCCGGTGTCGTCCCTCAGATTTCGGCGATCATGGGACCCTGTGCCGGAGGGGCCGTGTACAGCCCGGCCATCACCGACTTCATTTTTATGGTGCGCGGAACGAGCTACATGTTCGTCACCGGACCGAACGTTGTGAAAACGGTGACACAGGAAGATGTGACTTCCGAAGAACTGGGCGGCGCAGATGCACACGCCGGAAAGAGCGGTGTCGCACACGTCACAGCTCCGAACGACGCGGAGTGCCTGCTTGCGATTCGGGAGATGCTCGGCTATCTGCCACAGAATTGCGAGGACGCGCCACCCCGGTTCGAGAACCGACCTCCGTCCGAATCGGACACGATGGAGCTCGATACGCTCGTCCCCGAGAGTCCGAACAAGCCGTACGACATGCACGACGTTGTTAGTCGAGTCGTGGATGCCGAGTCGTTTTTTGAAATCCACGCCGACTTTGCCCAGAATATCCTGGTCGGCTTTGCGCGCATCGAGGGGCGATCAGTCGGGATCGTTGCGAACCAGCCCGCCGTGC from Rhodothermales bacterium encodes the following:
- a CDS encoding aspartate aminotransferase family protein, producing the protein MSSDLARAFSRHVAWTSDSPIGVEVLSADGPYIHLSDGSKLVDFISGIAVSSVGHRHPRVVEAIREQVDRHLHVMVYGEFVLRAQVRFAELLAIHLPPALQVVYFTMSGTEANEGALKLAKKHTGRTGLVAFERSYHGDSHGSLSVTGRDVYRAPYEPLLPGVTFLPFDDMTALDAISEEAACVIVEPIQGEGGIRVPSHDWMKRLRERCTETGALLIFDEIQTGFGRTGTLFAFEGFGVVPDIITFAKAMGGGMPLGAFVASAGIMATLRDNPPLSHVTTFGGHPVSCAAAHAALEVIIDERLAERASTIEQRVRGALGHTRIREIRGRGAMLGMVLASREITETVVRRCLERGILLGWTLHSDSLVRIAPPLNIPFDLLDETLVTICAVLDEVA
- a CDS encoding ATP-dependent 6-phosphofructokinase; protein product: MKGTIGILTGGGDVPGLNPAIRAVTVRAIREGYRVIGLRRGWAGLVDMVRDKDADNSDNFSVLTEEIVNRAGRTGGTFLHTSRTRPSKLPGAVVPPHLQDKYSDEINDITEDVLKNLEWLGIDFLIPIGGDDTLSYAYRLHKEGVNVVAIPKTMDNDVPGTDYCIGFGTCVTRTIELTHTLRTTAGSHERFLVLEVFGRYAGYSALLPTMAGAADRCVIPECEFDMELLTELLSYDRTRHPSNYSVVLVSEGAKIKNDDSMSFEGSDVDQYGHRKLGGIGDRVATRLKELSPKYNNGRRINVVNQRLGYLVRCGDPDALDSIVPMAFGNLALDLVLEGTSGRLVSIRNGVYDTVSLEVVNSPHKVVDVYKYYNEDRLRPNYKTFYQKPLFIMTSDN
- a CDS encoding acyl-CoA carboxylase subunit beta, which translates into the protein MTDQESHLIQDLNSRRQEAFEAGGKQRIDRQHERGKLTARERIEILLDEGSFEEMGMFVRHQITKFGLEKNRPYGDGVVTGYGTIDGRLVYVFSQDFSVFGGSLGAAHAQKIIDIMKLALDNGAPIIGLNDSGGARIQEGVDSLGGYADIFLQNTLASGVVPQISAIMGPCAGGAVYSPAITDFIFMVRGTSYMFVTGPNVVKTVTQEDVTSEELGGADAHAGKSGVAHVTAPNDAECLLAIREMLGYLPQNCEDAPPRFENRPPSESDTMELDTLVPESPNKPYDMHDVVSRVVDAESFFEIHADFAQNILVGFARIEGRSVGIVANQPAVLAGVLDIQSAVKGARFVRFCDAFNIPLVVFVDVPGFLPGTDQEWGGVIRHGAKLLYAFCEATVPKMTVITRKAYGGAYDVMNSKHIRGDLNFAWPTAEIAVMGSRGAVEIIYRKQIAESPDPEATEAAFIDDYQSHFANPYVAAERGYIDDVILPSQTRERLARGLRMLENKVVNNPRKKHGNIPL